The Thermoanaerobaculia bacterium genome contains the following window.
AAGTTCGGCAACCGGACGATCGGAAAGAAGCACGCGGCGCGGGAGGTCCTGCGCGAGATGCGCCACGGAGGGACCGTCGCGATCCTGATCGACCAGAACGTCCTCGCGCGGGAAGCCGTCTTCGTCCCGTTCTTCGGCCGGCTGGCGGCGACCTCTCCCGCCCTCGGGCTCCTCCAGAAGAAGACCGACGCGGCGGTCGTGCCCGTGTTCTGCCGCCCGCGGGGACGAGGCCGCTACGCGCTTCGCTTCGAGCGGCCGATCGTGATCGGCGACCTGCCGGAGGGGGAGAGGAGCGCCGAGGCGCTCACGGCGCGGTACACCCGGGTGACGGAGGACGCCGTCCGGGCCGAGCCCGCGCTCTGGCTCTGGATGCACAACCGGTGGAGGACCCGGCCCGCGGGAGAGACCGCGTGAAGCGGGTCGTCATCGGTCCGAACTGGCTGGGCGACGCGGTGATGGCGCTCCCGTTCCTTCGGGCGCTCCGGAAGCACGATCCGGAGGGCAGGCTCGTCGTGCTCGCCCGGCGCTCGACGGCGCCCGTCTTCTCGATGAGCGGGACGGCCGACGAGATCTGGACGACGCGGGGGCGGGACGTCGGCGGGTTCTGGACGGATGCGCTCCGCGGCCGGCAGGCGGGGGCGGACGAGATATGGGTGCTTCCGCATTCGTTCCGCTCCGCGCTCCTCGCGTTCGCGATGGGAGGCGGGCGGCGCCTCGGCTACGCGACCGACGGGCGCGCGTTCCTCCTCACCGAACCCGTTGCTCCGCCGGATCCCACCGCCCATCAGCTCCGCGACGAGGATCGATTGCTCGCGGCCGGGGGCGTCGCGCCCGACGACGCGCCTCCGCGCCTGGAGGTTCCCCGCGCGCTCTCCGACGAGGCGGCGCGCGAAATCGCGTCGTGGCAGCTCGGACCGCGGCCGATCTTCCTCGCGCCCGGGGCCGCGTTCGGTCCGACGAAGCTGTGGCCGGCGGAGCGGTTCGCTCTCCTGGCGGACGCCCTCCTCGATCGCGGCGAAAAGGCGGCGCTCGTGATCGGCCCCGACGAGGTCGAGCTCGGGCGGCTGATCGCGCGCCGGGCGCGACACCGGATCCCTCTTCTCGGGGCCGAAGTCGACACGGGAAGGCTCGCGGCGCTCCTGTCCGCGGGGAAGCTCCTCATCGGGAACGATTCGGGGCCCGCCCATCTGGCCGCCGCCGTCGGAACGCCGGTCGTCGTCTTCTTCGGACCGACCGACCCGGGCCGCACGGCGCCCCGCGGCGCTCCGGTCGTGGTGCTCGACCGCTACGTGTTCTGCTCTCCCTGCTATTTGAAGAAGTGTCCGTACCAGCACGAGTGCCTGGAGGAGATCACCGTCGAAATGGCGCTCGACGCCGCGTCGAGAATGCTCGAGGAAACTGCATAATACACGAAAACGGACGGCCGGCGAGCCGGTCCGCACGAGTCGCGTGTCCGAGTCGACGGTCGGACCATGAGGCGCGGCGAGGCGCGAGTCCGCATCGAACTCCGGCCCGATTCGTCGCGTCGACCCTCCGATCGAGAACTGTCCCGGGAGTGCTGCGGATCGCGCCGCCGCTCGTGAGCGCGGAGGCGGAACGCTCGATGCTCCTCCGGCCATGAAAAAGGGCCCCGCTTGCGCGGGGCCCGAAGCACTCACCGTTTGCCGGAACGGTAATCAGTTGGTTTTCGGAGCGGCTTCCGTCGTCGTCGACTTGGAGTCGGTCTTGGTCTCCATCTTGGAGCCGTCCTTCTTCATCGACTTCTTGTGGGTGGCGTGCTTCTTGGTGGTCTTCTTGGTGGTTCCGGCCTCGTCCTTCTTCATTTCCGAGGTCGTGGACTTCGTCTCGGTCGTGGTGGTCGACTTCGCAGCGTCATCGGCGAAGGCGGCGACGGAGAGGGCGAGAATTCCGGCGGCGGCGAGAGCAATGAGCTTCTTCAAGATGGAACCTCCATATCTCCCGTTGGGTTGATGAGGTGGGAGATGACAGACCTCGGCGGGGGAGATTAGAAAGTTTCGGGCCAACCCGGGTACCGGGTGGGCGACCGAGCTAAATATGTGATATCAAATGTCTAACGTGCGGCATGGGCGGCTTCCCGCCCCCTTTTTCGGTCCGGAATTAAACATTTTGCGCGGCGCGATAACCGAAAGCGTGCAGTCCAGGACCCTCGCCTCGCGCGGCGGCGCGGGACCTCCGGGAAGGGGACCGGCCGGTCGCGCCCGCATGATTGCCGGGGTCCGCGCCGGGGGACCTAATCGGTGAGTTCGACGTTCCAGTACGCCACGTCCAGGAAGTTCCGCCACGACGCGTGCCAGCGGGCCCGCGTGAACTGCCCGACGGGATTCCAGCGCGGCCGCTCCGGAGGAGCGATCAGGCGGATCCCCGCTTCCGCGGGCGTTCGGCTCCCCTTCCGGACGTTGCAGGAAAGGCACGCGCAGACGACGTTCTCCCACGACGAGATTCCGCCGCGGGAGAGCGGGAGAACGTGGTCGAGCGAGAGCTCCGAGGAAGGAAACCGGCCGCCGCAGTACTGGCAGCGATTCCCGTCGCGGAGATAGATGTTGTGCCGCGAGAACTTCACTTCCCGGCGGGGCAGCCGGTCGTAGTTCTTGAGCAGGATCACGCGCGGGACGAGGATCGCCCGCGAAGGAGTGAGCACGACGTCCTCCGTCGGCTGCGCCGGGATGTCGCACCAGTGCTCCCACTCGTAGGTCGAGTAGTCGGGGAGGACCGCTTTCGCGTGTCCCTTGTAGAAGAGGGAGAGGGCGTTTCTCGCCGTCGTCACGCGGAGCGCCTGGAACACGCGGTTCAGGACGAGGACCTCGGAATCGAGCATTCCCCGCGATTTTACCAGCGGGGCGCGGCTTTCGGTAAG
Protein-coding sequences here:
- the waaF gene encoding lipopolysaccharide heptosyltransferase II, which encodes MKRVVIGPNWLGDAVMALPFLRALRKHDPEGRLVVLARRSTAPVFSMSGTADEIWTTRGRDVGGFWTDALRGRQAGADEIWVLPHSFRSALLAFAMGGGRRLGYATDGRAFLLTEPVAPPDPTAHQLRDEDRLLAAGGVAPDDAPPRLEVPRALSDEAAREIASWQLGPRPIFLAPGAAFGPTKLWPAERFALLADALLDRGEKAALVIGPDEVELGRLIARRARHRIPLLGAEVDTGRLAALLSAGKLLIGNDSGPAHLAAAVGTPVVVFFGPTDPGRTAPRGAPVVVLDRYVFCSPCYLKKCPYQHECLEEITVEMALDAASRMLEETA
- a CDS encoding HNH endonuclease, which encodes MLDSEVLVLNRVFQALRVTTARNALSLFYKGHAKAVLPDYSTYEWEHWCDIPAQPTEDVVLTPSRAILVPRVILLKNYDRLPRREVKFSRHNIYLRDGNRCQYCGGRFPSSELSLDHVLPLSRGGISSWENVVCACLSCNVRKGSRTPAEAGIRLIAPPERPRWNPVGQFTRARWHASWRNFLDVAYWNVELTD